From Draconibacterium halophilum, one genomic window encodes:
- a CDS encoding endonuclease domain-containing protein yields the protein MTEAELLLWEQLKGKKVLGFRFRPQHPIDIFIADFYCHPLKLVIEVDGGIHKSRDQKEYEIGRTGELNYWGIEVVRFTNEEVEKDMIKLIETIKKKCLIRQSEIRKSPFRGFRGTKK from the coding sequence ATGACTGAGGCTGAACTTTTGTTGTGGGAGCAACTAAAAGGAAAGAAAGTATTGGGATTCCGTTTTCGCCCTCAGCATCCAATAGACATTTTTATCGCGGATTTTTATTGTCATCCATTAAAACTTGTAATTGAGGTTGATGGAGGGATTCATAAATCAAGAGATCAAAAAGAATATGAAATTGGAAGAACCGGCGAATTAAATTATTGGGGTATTGAGGTTGTCCGATTCACAAATGAAGAAGTCGAAAAAGATATGATCAAGCTAATTGAAACTATAAAGAAGAAATGTTTGATACGCCAATCGGAGATACGAAAAAGTCCCTTCAGGGGATTTAGGGGTACAAAAAAATAA
- a CDS encoding DUF4097 family beta strand repeat-containing protein, whose product MKTQKNIKLFTIIAVLTAVLSLNGLAKDGQPTITKTFDLNQPGQLNASSSGGGVTVQTHDQPKVIIQAFVRKNGSLLSPSDKSLDEVLDDFDIDFSKSGSTITAVVKRRGQMNFWRNNVGISLTIIVPEEMSCDVSSSGGGLKISGVKGTHDFSSSGGGVKLENTSGSTKASSSGGGVHVYKHKGDIKLSSSGGGVTLEKAKGSVYARSSGGSVKLEEINGDVDASSSGGGVYVQGEAGMVKAKSSGGSVKVNISNLSDELYLQSSGGGVSAVIHGGEKMGLDLDLRSGRVNIELHNFNGTSEKDRVKGKMNGGGIPVYAHASGGNVSISYED is encoded by the coding sequence ATGAAAACTCAAAAGAACATCAAATTATTTACGATAATAGCAGTGCTGACCGCTGTGCTTTCGTTGAATGGATTGGCAAAAGACGGCCAGCCAACCATTACCAAAACCTTTGATTTAAACCAGCCGGGGCAACTCAATGCTTCATCATCGGGAGGTGGTGTAACAGTACAAACACATGATCAGCCAAAAGTTATTATCCAGGCTTTTGTGCGAAAAAACGGAAGTCTTTTATCGCCGTCCGACAAATCTTTGGATGAGGTTTTAGACGATTTCGATATCGATTTCTCAAAAAGCGGATCAACAATTACTGCAGTTGTAAAACGCAGGGGTCAGATGAATTTCTGGAGAAACAATGTGGGTATTTCGCTCACCATTATTGTTCCGGAAGAAATGTCGTGCGATGTGTCATCCAGCGGCGGTGGCCTGAAAATTTCGGGCGTAAAAGGAACACATGATTTCTCAAGCAGTGGCGGTGGAGTTAAGCTGGAGAATACAAGCGGCAGCACAAAAGCCAGCTCATCTGGCGGCGGTGTTCACGTGTACAAACATAAGGGAGATATTAAACTGAGTTCGAGTGGCGGTGGCGTAACGCTTGAAAAAGCTAAAGGAAGTGTCTATGCACGCAGTTCTGGTGGCAGTGTAAAACTCGAAGAGATTAACGGCGACGTGGATGCCAGTAGCAGTGGTGGCGGTGTTTATGTGCAGGGTGAAGCAGGGATGGTTAAGGCCAAATCGAGTGGCGGATCTGTTAAGGTTAATATTAGCAATTTAAGCGATGAGTTATACCTGCAATCCAGCGGCGGAGGTGTTTCTGCTGTTATTCACGGTGGCGAGAAAATGGGCCTCGATCTTGATTTGCGTTCAGGCAGAGTGAATATCGAGCTCCATAACTTTAACGGTACTTCCGAAAAAGACCGCGTAAAAGGTAAGATGAACGGAGGTGGAATTCCGGTTTATGCACATGCATCAGGAGGTAACGTTAGCATCAGTTACGAGGATTAG
- a CDS encoding ABC transporter permease has product MYNLKITIRRLFKDKAFSLINIFGLVIGISSFLILFIHVSNEKSFDKHFSNHSTIYRVTSVPGGLDNAAWARSMGIVYAASAEIPEVELATQFSHCGEGTIKMGETSISQKDIMSVDEAFMELFEVVPVVGDLSEISKPNTVFVTEDFARKYYGNLNPVGQAIKIEALQYTRDLGDYEIRGVVENTHPKTHFKYELLISQKGGLQERFASLPDRKIQWTYNYFKLQKDADPKLIADKVTTFYNSSSLKTTPGPQEYGFALFPMDDIHLKSDYRFELRESSSKINIGLFIPISFVILAISLLNFTNLSIAKLIKRSKELGLKKSIGATKLQLVRQVLMEVFLVCMTAIGISLLAIESLKPMINRLFEIEFAIYFSEPVVYLTIIGVLITCLLLTAFFVAVFLLARSSAIDILAGRNNFSGSYVLKSLLVVQVTIVIILVSGALLVNKQISFVLNKPLGFDKENVVVLYLKDFSKDPAVFARELEKQSQVVSVGMTAQHFGYPAQGMDLEGLGIEGTAEFVFANYDYLKTMNIKLVHNWVKPDADTVRGMVINNHLYERLMEKHGSMDNLIAYSNAQPLELGETRINFVGVAEDFNYSSAHQSIGDFAFWLDEGGSRARFTHVRINNLHAGMEAIKNTWNEYYPNQEPDYFFIDEKIAQQYKAETILSRILFAFSTIGVLISIIGISALALFISQQRTKEIGIRKVNGATVSEILGLLNQSFVKWVLIAFVIATPLSFYAMSKWLENFAYKTNVSWWIFALAGIMALGIALLTVSWHSWRAATRNPVEALRYE; this is encoded by the coding sequence ATGTACAATCTAAAAATTACCATACGGCGCCTTTTTAAAGACAAGGCTTTTTCGCTGATCAACATCTTCGGATTGGTGATTGGTATTTCGTCTTTCCTGATTTTGTTTATCCACGTTTCAAACGAAAAAAGCTTCGACAAGCATTTTTCAAATCATTCAACTATTTATCGTGTTACTTCAGTTCCCGGAGGATTAGATAATGCGGCGTGGGCGCGTAGTATGGGAATTGTTTATGCCGCTTCTGCAGAAATTCCTGAAGTGGAGCTGGCTACTCAGTTTTCGCATTGCGGGGAGGGGACCATAAAAATGGGCGAAACCTCCATCTCACAAAAGGATATTATGTCGGTTGATGAGGCATTTATGGAGCTATTTGAAGTAGTGCCTGTGGTTGGTGATTTGTCAGAAATTTCGAAACCCAATACCGTTTTTGTTACCGAAGATTTTGCCCGGAAATATTACGGCAACCTAAATCCTGTTGGGCAAGCTATAAAAATTGAAGCACTACAATATACAAGGGATTTGGGCGATTACGAAATTAGGGGAGTGGTCGAAAATACACATCCAAAAACTCATTTCAAATACGAATTGCTGATCTCTCAAAAAGGGGGATTGCAAGAACGTTTTGCTTCGCTGCCCGACCGAAAAATACAGTGGACTTATAACTATTTCAAACTTCAGAAAGACGCAGATCCAAAGCTCATAGCTGATAAGGTGACTACTTTTTACAATAGCAGCAGCCTGAAAACAACACCCGGTCCGCAGGAATATGGTTTCGCCTTGTTTCCTATGGATGATATTCACTTAAAATCGGATTACCGTTTTGAGTTACGCGAAAGTTCAAGCAAGATAAATATTGGCTTGTTTATCCCTATTTCATTTGTCATTCTAGCGATCTCGTTGCTGAATTTTACCAACCTTTCCATTGCCAAATTGATAAAACGATCAAAAGAGCTGGGCCTGAAAAAATCGATAGGAGCCACGAAACTTCAATTGGTTAGGCAAGTTTTAATGGAAGTGTTTTTGGTTTGTATGACGGCCATTGGCATTTCATTATTGGCGATTGAAAGTTTAAAGCCAATGATTAACCGTTTGTTCGAGATTGAATTCGCTATTTATTTTTCAGAGCCGGTTGTATATCTTACCATTATTGGAGTTTTAATCACTTGTCTATTGCTCACTGCCTTTTTTGTGGCAGTATTTTTACTGGCACGCAGTTCAGCCATCGATATTTTGGCAGGGCGTAACAATTTTTCGGGCAGTTATGTGCTGAAATCCTTGCTAGTTGTGCAGGTAACGATTGTGATTATTCTTGTTTCAGGAGCCTTGTTGGTAAATAAGCAGATCAGTTTTGTTTTAAATAAACCATTGGGTTTCGATAAGGAAAATGTGGTTGTGCTCTATCTGAAAGATTTCTCGAAGGACCCCGCTGTTTTTGCCCGCGAATTGGAAAAACAAAGCCAGGTGGTTTCAGTAGGAATGACGGCACAACATTTTGGTTATCCGGCGCAGGGAATGGATTTGGAAGGACTGGGAATTGAAGGTACTGCTGAATTTGTTTTTGCCAACTACGACTACCTCAAAACCATGAATATTAAACTCGTACATAACTGGGTTAAACCGGATGCCGATACCGTGCGGGGAATGGTAATAAACAATCATTTGTACGAACGATTGATGGAGAAACACGGAAGTATGGATAATCTTATTGCCTATTCAAATGCACAACCCTTAGAGCTGGGAGAAACACGCATTAATTTTGTTGGGGTTGCTGAAGATTTTAATTACAGTTCGGCACACCAAAGTATTGGCGATTTTGCGTTTTGGCTCGATGAAGGAGGAAGCAGGGCACGTTTTACACACGTACGAATTAATAATTTGCACGCCGGTATGGAGGCCATAAAAAACACCTGGAACGAATATTACCCCAATCAGGAACCCGACTACTTTTTTATCGATGAAAAAATTGCTCAACAATATAAAGCAGAAACCATTTTAAGTCGAATCCTTTTTGCTTTTTCAACCATCGGAGTACTTATTAGTATTATAGGAATCAGTGCGTTGGCCTTGTTTATTTCGCAGCAACGAACCAAAGAGATTGGTATCAGGAAAGTAAACGGTGCAACGGTTTCAGAAATACTGGGATTGTTGAATCAGAGTTTTGTAAAATGGGTGTTAATTGCATTTGTTATTGCTACTCCACTTTCTTTTTATGCCATGAGTAAGTGGCTTGAGAATTTTGCCTACAAAACCAATGTGAGTTGGTGGATTTTTGCACTGGCAGGAATAATGGCTTTGGGAATTGCATTACTTACCGTTAGCTGGCACAGCTGGCGTGCTGCAACACGTAACCCGGTAGAAGCGTTAAGGTATGAATAG
- a CDS encoding GxxExxY protein has protein sequence MTKIDDDLTYLEDVHLAQGLNYLSAYNLETGLLINFGSTSLQAKRLFKKTLIQLILKSCIS, from the coding sequence ATGACGAAGATAGATGATGACTTGACATACCTTGAAGATGTTCATCTTGCTCAGGGCTTAAATTACCTGTCAGCCTATAATCTTGAAACTGGTTTGTTAATTAATTTCGGTTCGACCAGCCTGCAAGCTAAACGACTTTTCAAAAAAACATTAATCCAGCTAATCTTAAAATCCTGCATATCCTGA
- a CDS encoding ABC transporter ATP-binding protein, producing MIQLKNIDKYYDAKFQRTFVLKGVNLDIKQGEFVSVMGPSGAGKSTLLNIIGFLDELSEGDYLFLDHPANKLKEKQKVQYHRSHIGFIFQAFHLIEEMNVYENIETPLIYRGVKGKERKAMVADMLDRFNIVAKKDLFPSQLSGGQQQLVAIARAIVGSPKLLLADEPTGNLHSEQGQMIMELLKKLNDEGMTIIQVTHSEENAKYGNRIVRLKDGYLKED from the coding sequence ATGATACAACTTAAAAACATCGACAAATACTACGACGCAAAGTTTCAGCGTACGTTTGTTTTAAAAGGAGTAAATCTTGATATTAAACAAGGTGAATTTGTTTCCGTAATGGGCCCAAGTGGCGCCGGTAAATCAACTTTGCTGAATATTATTGGTTTTCTGGATGAACTCAGTGAAGGAGATTATTTGTTCCTTGATCATCCGGCTAACAAGCTAAAAGAGAAACAAAAAGTGCAATATCACCGTAGTCACATCGGCTTTATTTTCCAGGCTTTTCACCTTATTGAAGAAATGAATGTATACGAAAACATTGAAACACCTTTGATTTATCGTGGTGTAAAAGGAAAAGAACGCAAAGCCATGGTTGCCGATATGCTCGATCGCTTTAATATTGTTGCTAAAAAAGATCTGTTTCCAAGTCAGTTATCTGGGGGACAACAGCAACTGGTTGCAATTGCACGAGCCATTGTTGGTAGTCCCAAACTTTTATTGGCCGACGAACCCACCGGAAACCTGCACAGCGAGCAAGGACAAATGATAATGGAATTGCTGAAAAAACTAAATGATGAAGGAATGACCATTATTCAGGTAACGCACTCGGAAGAAAATGCAAAATACGGGAATCGTATCGTTCGTTTAAAAGATGGTTATTTGAAAGAAGATTAG
- a CDS encoding helix-turn-helix domain-containing protein has protein sequence MPSIIFGLSTLILTLILTPEERILYVEHILIDTNLKGVNFSTLPGIRGWNFLFSRIIFILQTIIYLILIIRIAVKHDKVINNYFSNTEGKKINWVRNLSVIAFAISIAAIIFALLGRSYFIHHNLSLLIPSVFFTTIFFLVGYKGNMQRQILVPLYEPEIDKSKEEITFSSKEDLKGRLLNLFESEKIYQQNDLRISTVCKSLHTNRTYISKLINDEFEMNFNEFVNKYRVEKAKQLLFARTNNKYTMEYIAQQAGFGSVASFSRVFKDIEGTTPGKFREKHKSNIE, from the coding sequence TTGCCGAGCATTATTTTTGGATTATCTACTTTAATTTTAACACTAATACTTACGCCCGAAGAACGTATTTTGTATGTCGAACATATTCTTATAGATACAAACCTGAAAGGAGTTAACTTTAGCACTTTGCCCGGAATTAGAGGATGGAATTTTTTATTCAGCCGAATCATTTTTATTCTGCAAACAATCATTTATCTGATTCTCATTATTCGTATTGCCGTTAAACACGATAAAGTAATTAATAACTACTTTTCAAACACCGAAGGGAAGAAGATTAATTGGGTAAGAAATCTAAGCGTCATTGCCTTTGCCATATCGATTGCGGCGATTATTTTTGCACTGCTTGGCAGGAGCTATTTTATACATCACAACCTTTCACTTCTAATACCCTCTGTTTTTTTCACAACAATATTTTTTCTGGTTGGATACAAAGGAAACATGCAGCGTCAAATTTTGGTTCCCCTGTATGAACCGGAAATTGATAAATCAAAAGAAGAAATAACGTTTTCTTCTAAAGAAGATTTAAAAGGACGCCTTTTGAATTTATTTGAATCGGAGAAAATATACCAGCAGAACGATTTAAGGATCAGCACTGTTTGCAAATCACTTCATACTAACCGTACCTACATTTCGAAGTTGATTAACGACGAATTTGAAATGAATTTTAATGAGTTTGTAAATAAGTACCGGGTTGAAAAAGCTAAGCAACTTTTATTTGCCAGAACCAATAATAAATACACCATGGAATATATTGCTCAACAAGCCGGATTTGGCTCTGTTGCATCATTTTCGCGTGTATTTAAAGACATTGAAGGTACTACTCCGGGTAAATTTCGAGAAAAGCACAAATCCAATATCGAATAA
- a CDS encoding hydroxypyruvate isomerase family protein, whose translation MERRNFIRNAAAGTLAFSSISGIAAASVSDSKVSNSAKFKLKYAPGLGTFREHVGKDPIENLKFIADQGFTAFFDNGLMWKPAEMQEKIGNEAARLGLDIGPFIVYADHGAKYGVTDDPEVTKMLVTKTEEALDVQKRTGAKTGLITFGIYDEKMDWDYQTINVIKNMRACCDVAGTSGLDLVMEPLNHQVDHPKLFLTKMPQAKMICVAVNHPSCKIVDDLYHQQITEGNLIMNMDICWDYIGAFHCGDNPGRKEPGTGEINFVNIFKHMYDKGYNGTICAEHGKSIPGKEGEIAFIEAYRKADSFEA comes from the coding sequence ATGGAAAGAAGAAATTTTATTCGTAACGCGGCAGCGGGAACGCTGGCATTCAGTAGTATATCAGGCATTGCAGCTGCATCAGTTTCTGATTCAAAAGTATCAAATTCGGCTAAATTTAAGTTGAAATACGCGCCGGGACTTGGAACCTTCCGCGAACATGTTGGAAAAGATCCGATTGAAAACCTGAAGTTTATTGCCGATCAGGGTTTCACTGCATTTTTTGATAACGGATTGATGTGGAAACCAGCAGAAATGCAGGAAAAGATTGGCAACGAAGCAGCGCGTCTTGGACTCGATATTGGCCCGTTTATCGTTTATGCCGATCATGGCGCCAAATACGGTGTTACTGACGATCCTGAAGTTACTAAAATGTTGGTAACTAAAACCGAAGAAGCTCTTGACGTTCAAAAAAGAACAGGTGCAAAAACAGGATTGATAACATTCGGTATATACGACGAGAAAATGGATTGGGACTATCAAACCATTAATGTAATTAAAAATATGCGTGCTTGTTGTGATGTTGCCGGAACAAGCGGACTGGATTTAGTTATGGAACCACTAAACCACCAGGTTGACCATCCAAAATTATTCCTTACAAAAATGCCACAGGCAAAAATGATTTGTGTTGCCGTAAATCATCCAAGTTGTAAAATCGTTGATGATTTATACCACCAGCAAATTACCGAAGGCAATCTCATTATGAATATGGATATCTGCTGGGATTATATTGGAGCCTTTCATTGTGGCGATAACCCAGGACGTAAAGAACCCGGAACCGGAGAGATTAACTTTGTCAATATCTTCAAACATATGTACGATAAAGGATATAACGGAACAATTTGCGCCGAACATGGTAAAAGTATTCCCGGAAAAGAAGGCGAAATAGCTTTTATTGAAGCGTACCGGAAAGCCGATTCTTTTGAAGCTTAA
- a CDS encoding sulfatase encodes MNNKITFLVIIAVTLFSCEPKKQEVGLPNVLFILVDDYGYTDCSVMGSKYYETPNIDRIAQEGMLFTDGYAACQVCSPSRASILSGKFPARHGITDWIGAKTGEEWSNTGRATKLLPPEYVHHLQHSYTTLPEAMKEAGYKTFFAGKWHLGEKGSWPEDHGFDINKGGWDVGSPIGGYFSPWTNPNLPSGPDGENLTMRLAKETVNFIENHKDTAFFAYLSFYAVHGPIQTTQKKWAKYRDKAEAMGIAETGFEMGHFLPIRQHQDNPIYAGLVESTDDAVGYVLDALDQLGLAENTIICFTGDNGGVAAGDAFATSNKPLRGGKGYQFEGGIREPFFIKVPDVGNGQKCNTPVTGTDFYPTILELCGADLKPEEHTDGVSLVPLLKGQSLAERPLIWHYPHYGNQGGEPSSIIRLGDWKLIHYYEDGREELYNLKNDLGEQNDLAIENPDKVRDMSRQLFEMLQEMGARYPTQDPTWTAEREKAHRQKVIDNKWPALEKERLWMLSEDFNPGNDWWGSKITID; translated from the coding sequence ATGAATAACAAAATCACCTTTCTGGTTATAATTGCGGTTACATTATTTTCATGTGAACCGAAAAAACAAGAGGTTGGCTTACCCAATGTTCTTTTTATTCTGGTTGACGATTATGGCTACACCGACTGCAGTGTAATGGGCAGCAAATACTACGAAACACCCAACATCGACCGTATTGCACAAGAAGGGATGCTATTTACCGACGGCTATGCAGCTTGTCAGGTTTGCAGCCCGTCGCGAGCCAGTATTTTAAGTGGAAAATTCCCGGCGCGGCATGGTATTACCGACTGGATCGGCGCAAAAACCGGCGAAGAATGGAGCAATACAGGCAGGGCCACAAAACTGCTTCCTCCTGAGTATGTCCATCATCTTCAGCACAGTTATACCACATTGCCCGAAGCAATGAAGGAAGCTGGTTATAAAACTTTTTTTGCCGGCAAATGGCATTTGGGCGAAAAAGGATCGTGGCCCGAAGATCATGGCTTTGACATCAATAAAGGCGGCTGGGATGTTGGTAGTCCAATTGGCGGTTATTTTTCTCCATGGACAAATCCAAACTTACCGAGTGGCCCCGATGGCGAAAACCTCACCATGCGACTGGCAAAAGAAACCGTCAACTTTATAGAAAATCACAAAGACACTGCTTTTTTTGCTTACCTGTCGTTTTATGCCGTGCACGGTCCCATACAAACCACACAGAAAAAATGGGCAAAATACCGCGACAAAGCAGAAGCAATGGGAATAGCGGAAACAGGATTTGAAATGGGCCATTTTCTACCCATCCGCCAACACCAGGACAACCCTATTTATGCCGGGCTGGTGGAAAGCACCGACGATGCCGTGGGTTATGTGCTGGATGCATTAGACCAACTAGGTTTAGCCGAAAATACCATAATCTGTTTTACCGGCGATAATGGTGGCGTGGCAGCCGGCGATGCATTTGCTACCTCGAATAAACCGCTGCGTGGCGGAAAAGGATATCAATTTGAAGGCGGTATTCGCGAACCATTTTTTATCAAAGTTCCCGACGTGGGTAATGGTCAGAAATGCAACACACCTGTTACAGGAACTGATTTCTACCCCACAATTCTTGAACTTTGCGGAGCCGATTTAAAACCGGAAGAACACACGGACGGAGTTAGTCTTGTTCCACTTTTAAAAGGCCAATCGCTTGCAGAACGCCCTTTAATCTGGCATTACCCGCATTACGGAAACCAGGGAGGCGAACCCTCATCCATTATCCGTTTGGGCGATTGGAAACTCATTCATTATTACGAAGATGGCCGTGAGGAATTATACAACTTGAAGAACGACTTGGGTGAGCAAAACGATCTGGCTATTGAAAATCCCGACAAAGTGAGAGACATGAGTCGACAACTTTTTGAAATGCTGCAGGAAATGGGGGCTCGTTATCCAACACAAGATCCAACATGGACAGCGGAGCGCGAAAAGGCGCATCGGCAAAAAGTAATCGATAATAAATGGCCCGCACTGGAAAAAGAACGGCTTTGGATGCTCTCAGAGGATTTCAATCCGGGCAATGATTGGTGGGGAAGTAAAATCACTATTGACTAA